Proteins encoded by one window of Mycolicibacterium sp. ND9-15:
- the glpX gene encoding class II fructose-bisphosphatase encodes MSPTRREAPDRNLALELVRVTEAGAMAAGRWVGRGDKEGGDGAAVDAMRELVNSVSMRGVVVIGEGEKDNAPMLYNGEEVGNGDGPDCDFAVDPIDGTTLMSKGLSNAISVLAVSERGTMFDPSAVFYMNKIAVGPDAVDAIDITAPIGENVRRVAKAKNVSVSDLTVCILDRPRHKQLIADVRAAGARCRLITDGDVAGAISACRPNTPTDMLVGIGGTPEGIIAAAAIRCMGGAIHGQLAPKDDEEREKAIDRGHDIDKVLTTEDLVSGDNVFFAATGVTDGDLLKGVHFYSGGCTTQSIVMRSKSGTVRMIEAYHRLSKLNEYSAIDFTGDSNAVYPLP; translated from the coding sequence ATGAGCCCCACACGCCGTGAAGCACCCGACCGAAACCTCGCCTTGGAACTGGTTCGAGTCACCGAAGCCGGCGCGATGGCCGCAGGCCGTTGGGTGGGTCGCGGTGACAAGGAAGGCGGCGACGGCGCCGCGGTCGACGCGATGCGCGAACTGGTGAACTCGGTATCGATGCGCGGCGTGGTCGTGATCGGCGAGGGTGAGAAGGACAACGCACCGATGCTCTACAACGGCGAGGAGGTCGGCAACGGCGACGGACCGGACTGCGACTTCGCCGTGGATCCCATCGACGGCACCACGCTGATGAGCAAGGGCCTGTCCAACGCGATCTCGGTGCTGGCCGTCTCCGAGCGAGGGACCATGTTCGACCCGTCCGCGGTGTTCTACATGAACAAGATCGCCGTCGGCCCGGACGCCGTCGACGCCATCGACATCACCGCCCCGATCGGCGAGAACGTGCGGCGGGTGGCCAAGGCAAAGAACGTTTCGGTGTCGGACTTGACGGTGTGCATTCTGGACCGGCCGCGGCACAAGCAGCTGATCGCCGACGTGCGCGCCGCCGGCGCCCGCTGCCGGCTGATCACCGACGGCGACGTCGCCGGCGCGATCTCGGCGTGCCGGCCGAACACGCCCACGGACATGCTGGTCGGTATCGGCGGTACCCCGGAAGGCATCATCGCGGCCGCTGCGATCCGCTGCATGGGCGGCGCGATCCACGGCCAGCTGGCGCCCAAGGACGACGAAGAGCGCGAGAAGGCCATCGACCGCGGCCACGACATCGACAAGGTGCTGACCACCGAGGACCTGGTCTCCGGCGACAACGTGTTCTTCGCCGCCACCGGCGTCACCGACGGCGATCTGCTCAAGGGTGTCCACTTCTACAGCGGTGGGTGCACCACGCAGTCGATCGTGATGCGGTCCAAGTCGGGCACCGTCCGGATGATCGAGGCCTACCACCGGCTGTCCAAGCTGAACGAATACTCCGCGATCGACTTCACCGGCGACAGCAACGCCGTCTACCCGCTGCCGTAG
- a CDS encoding PhoH family protein, whose product MTESAIHTYVLDTSVLLSDPWACTRFAEHEVVVPLVVISELEAKRHHHELGWFARQALRLFDDLRLEHGRLDQPIPVGAQGGSLHVELNHSDPSVLPAGFRTDSNDARILTVAANLAAEGKRVTLVSKDIPLRVKAGAVGLLADEYHAQDVITSGWTGMAEAEVCADDIDALFAEGETDLEAARNLPCHTGIRLLGGSSHALGRVTPEKRVRLVRGDREAFGLRGRSAEQRVALDLLLDETIGIVSLGGKAGTGKSALALCAGLEAVLERRTQRKVVVFRPLYAVGGQDLGYLPGSESDKMGPWAQAVFDTLEGLASPAVLEEVLSRGMLEVLPLTHIRGRSLHDSFVIVDEAQSLERNVLLTVLSRLGAGSRVVLTHDVAQRDNLRVGRHDGVAAVIEKLKGHPLFAHITLLRSERSPIAALVTEMLEEISPGALP is encoded by the coding sequence GTGACTGAATCGGCAATCCACACCTACGTGCTCGACACTTCCGTGCTGCTGTCAGATCCCTGGGCCTGCACGCGCTTTGCCGAGCACGAGGTCGTGGTTCCGCTGGTCGTGATCAGCGAACTGGAAGCCAAGCGGCACCATCATGAGCTCGGCTGGTTCGCGCGTCAAGCCCTGCGGCTGTTCGACGATCTGCGGCTCGAACACGGTCGGCTGGACCAGCCGATTCCCGTTGGTGCACAAGGCGGCTCGTTACACGTCGAGCTGAACCACAGCGATCCGTCGGTCCTCCCCGCAGGGTTTCGCACCGACAGCAACGATGCCCGGATTCTGACCGTCGCGGCCAATCTCGCCGCCGAGGGTAAGCGCGTCACGTTGGTCAGCAAGGACATCCCGCTACGCGTGAAGGCGGGTGCGGTGGGGTTGTTGGCCGACGAGTACCACGCCCAGGATGTCATCACGTCAGGCTGGACGGGCATGGCCGAGGCCGAGGTCTGCGCCGACGATATCGATGCGCTGTTCGCCGAGGGCGAGACCGACCTCGAGGCGGCCCGAAACCTACCGTGCCACACCGGGATCCGCCTGCTCGGCGGTAGCTCTCACGCCCTGGGCCGGGTGACCCCGGAGAAGCGGGTGCGGCTGGTGCGCGGTGACCGGGAGGCGTTCGGGCTGCGCGGCCGCTCCGCCGAACAGCGAGTGGCGTTGGACCTGCTGCTCGACGAGACGATCGGCATCGTCTCGCTCGGCGGCAAGGCCGGCACCGGCAAGTCCGCGCTGGCGCTGTGCGCGGGTTTGGAGGCGGTGCTGGAGCGCCGTACTCAGCGCAAGGTCGTGGTGTTCCGTCCGCTGTACGCGGTCGGCGGTCAAGACCTCGGCTATCTGCCCGGTAGCGAGAGCGACAAGATGGGTCCGTGGGCGCAGGCGGTCTTCGACACGCTCGAGGGTTTGGCCAGCCCCGCGGTGCTCGAGGAGGTGTTGTCGCGCGGCATGCTCGAAGTGTTGCCGCTGACGCACATCCGCGGCCGCTCCCTGCACGACTCGTTCGTGATCGTCGACGAAGCGCAATCACTCGAGCGCAACGTGCTGCTGACCGTGCTGTCCCGGCTCGGTGCCGGCTCGCGAGTCGTCCTCACTCACGATGTCGCCCAGCGCGACAATCTGCGCGTCGGCAGGCACGACGGCGTCGCGGCGGTGATCGAAAAGCTCAAGGGCCACCCGTTGTTCGCCCACATCACACTGCTGCGCAGCGAACGCTCGCCGATCGCCGCGCTGGTGACCGAGATGCTCGAGGAGATCAGCCCCGGCGCGCTGCCCTGA
- a CDS encoding class II fumarate hydratase: MSVDSTSNDDVEYRIEHDTMGEVRVPVNALWRAQTQRAVENFPISGRGLERTQIRALGLLKGACAQVNKDLGLLAPQKADAIIAAAGEIADGLHDDQFPIDVFQTGSGTSSNMNTNEVIAGIAARNGVTVHPNDDVNMSQSSNDTFPTATHIAATEAAVRHLIPALEVLHESLDTKARQWRTVVKSGRTHLMDAVPVTLGQEFGGYARQVEAGIERVKATLPRLGELAIGGTAVGTGLNAPDDFDERVVAVLSEQTGLAELRVAANHFEAQAARDGLVEASGALRTIAVSLTKIANDIRWMGSGPLTGLGELQLPDLQPGSSIMPGKVNPVIPEAVTQVAAQVIGNDAAIAFGGASGAFELNVYIPMMARNILESFKILTNSSTLFAERCIDGLVANEDRLRELAESSPSIVTPLNSAIGYEEAAAVAKQALKEKKTIRQTVIDRGLIGDKLSEEELDKRLDVLAMAKVKDDDR; this comes from the coding sequence ATGAGCGTCGACTCGACCTCGAATGACGATGTCGAATACCGGATCGAACACGACACCATGGGCGAGGTCCGGGTGCCGGTCAACGCGTTGTGGCGTGCGCAGACGCAACGCGCGGTGGAGAACTTCCCGATCTCCGGCCGTGGCCTCGAACGCACCCAGATCCGGGCTCTCGGCCTGCTGAAGGGTGCCTGTGCGCAGGTGAACAAGGACCTCGGGCTGCTGGCCCCGCAGAAGGCGGACGCGATCATCGCCGCGGCCGGTGAGATCGCAGACGGTCTGCACGACGACCAGTTCCCCATCGACGTGTTCCAGACCGGTTCGGGCACCAGCTCGAACATGAACACCAACGAGGTGATCGCGGGCATCGCCGCGCGCAACGGCGTGACCGTGCACCCCAACGACGACGTGAACATGTCGCAGTCGTCGAACGACACCTTCCCCACCGCGACGCACATCGCCGCGACGGAAGCCGCTGTGCGCCATCTGATCCCGGCGCTGGAGGTGTTGCACGAGTCGCTCGATACGAAGGCCCGGCAGTGGCGCACCGTGGTGAAGTCCGGTCGCACCCATCTGATGGACGCCGTTCCGGTGACGTTGGGCCAGGAGTTCGGCGGTTACGCCCGTCAGGTCGAAGCCGGCATCGAACGGGTGAAGGCGACTCTGCCCCGACTCGGTGAGCTGGCGATCGGCGGCACCGCGGTCGGCACCGGCCTCAACGCCCCCGACGATTTCGACGAACGCGTCGTCGCCGTGCTCAGTGAGCAGACCGGCCTGGCCGAACTGCGCGTCGCGGCCAACCACTTCGAGGCCCAGGCCGCCCGCGACGGGCTGGTCGAGGCGTCGGGCGCGCTGCGCACGATCGCCGTTTCGCTGACCAAGATCGCCAACGACATCCGGTGGATGGGCTCGGGGCCGCTGACCGGGCTCGGCGAACTCCAACTGCCGGATCTACAGCCGGGCAGTTCGATCATGCCGGGCAAGGTGAATCCCGTGATCCCCGAGGCGGTCACGCAGGTGGCCGCACAGGTGATCGGCAATGACGCCGCGATCGCTTTCGGGGGCGCATCGGGAGCCTTCGAGCTCAACGTCTACATCCCGATGATGGCCCGCAACATCCTCGAGTCGTTCAAGATCTTGACCAACTCCTCGACGTTGTTCGCCGAGCGGTGCATCGACGGCCTGGTGGCCAACGAGGACCGCCTGCGTGAGCTCGCGGAGTCCTCGCCTTCGATCGTGACGCCGCTGAACTCGGCGATCGGCTATGAAGAGGCCGCCGCGGTCGCCAAACAGGCGCTCAAAGAGAAGAAGACCATCCGGCAAACCGTCATCGACCGGGGCCTGATCGGTGACAAGTTGTCCGAGGAGGAACTCGACAAGCGCCTCGACGTGCTGGCGATGGCCAAGGTGAAAGACGACGATCGCTGA
- a CDS encoding helix-turn-helix transcriptional regulator has product MPGNVVIGQSTHQRTVAAFLDSLAVGPSALLIEGEAGIGKTTLWSAVVDQARERGFHVLSTRPAAAESVLAYTALADLLDEAGPRAWAELPTPQLLAVDQVLLRANEDAVTDQRAVAAAFLSVVERLADERPVLLAIDDLQCLDPSSRHVIAFAVRRLSGHTGLLASHRTEPGDGAGLGWLQLPRPEAVSRIRLRPLNVQDLHAAVSSRLRRPFSRPTISRIHQVSGGNPFYAIELARSIDERAPAADTPLPRTLADVVSSRLGRLDTDVHDALLAASCLAAPTVELVSNATTGDEDRLVELLEIAEGRGIITLDGNRIRFAHPLLASGVYTEAAPDRRRAMHRRLAEFVDEPELRARHLALATTRGDEVTLQALDMAADSARVRGAPAAAAELMDLAIGLGGGTPDRQLRSALHHFDAGDPERAAAVLEEAIGQLPAGALRAEALGRLAVVRLYGDGFIAGAELLRDALDEPHDNLALRIQTQITLAYTLFHATQLREGLEVAGEAVAGAESLANPHLLSSALGMLVILRFAAGEGCDEETLQRALQLEDPDAYAPLVFRPTVQRALLLEWTGRLDEAREELEKIRARCQERGEEGEQVFVCQHVATNAMQRGDFVSANLVAEDALEKARQLGGDTPQFVAQSLRAQLSAFAGREDVARRAIDVALECASRTGTFRLAERVRAALGFLEVSLGNYEAAVAALQPMLSRFDPRSTPTEPPHASFLPDGIDALIHLDRLAEAEPLVAALERNGRRVNREWMLAVGARSRAMLLAALGDLDRAHDAAQQAMTTHDALMMPFERGRTLLVLGQIERRQRKKESAAAHLQEALEIFERLNIPLWADRARAELSRASVGPHRKGALTPSEQRVAELAASGMKNRDVAAALFISPKTVEANLARIYRKLGIKSRAELGRHVAPPGEPETRA; this is encoded by the coding sequence GTGCCAGGGAACGTGGTGATCGGCCAGTCGACACATCAGCGCACCGTCGCTGCCTTCCTGGACTCGTTGGCGGTCGGTCCGTCGGCATTGCTGATCGAAGGTGAGGCGGGGATCGGCAAGACCACGCTGTGGTCGGCCGTCGTCGACCAGGCGCGGGAGCGCGGATTCCACGTGCTCTCGACACGTCCGGCGGCTGCCGAATCCGTGCTCGCCTACACCGCGCTGGCCGACCTGCTTGACGAGGCGGGCCCCCGCGCCTGGGCCGAGCTGCCGACGCCTCAGCTGCTCGCGGTCGACCAGGTCCTGCTGCGGGCAAACGAGGATGCGGTGACCGACCAGCGGGCCGTAGCTGCCGCGTTCCTGTCGGTGGTCGAGCGCCTCGCCGACGAGCGACCCGTCTTGCTGGCCATCGACGACCTGCAGTGCCTCGACCCGTCGAGCAGGCACGTGATCGCGTTCGCGGTACGGCGGCTCAGCGGGCACACCGGGCTGCTCGCCAGTCATCGGACCGAGCCCGGCGACGGTGCGGGACTCGGCTGGCTGCAGTTGCCCAGGCCCGAGGCAGTCAGCCGAATCCGGTTGCGCCCGTTGAATGTTCAGGATCTGCACGCGGCGGTTTCCTCGCGGCTGCGGCGGCCCTTCTCGCGTCCCACTATCAGCCGCATACACCAGGTGTCGGGCGGTAACCCGTTCTACGCAATCGAACTGGCGCGCTCCATCGACGAACGCGCCCCGGCCGCCGACACACCGCTGCCCCGCACCCTCGCCGACGTGGTCAGTTCCCGGCTCGGAAGGCTCGATACCGATGTGCACGACGCACTGTTGGCCGCCTCGTGCCTTGCGGCGCCCACGGTGGAGTTGGTGTCGAACGCGACGACGGGCGACGAAGACCGGCTCGTCGAGCTGTTGGAGATCGCCGAGGGCAGGGGCATCATCACCCTCGACGGCAACCGGATCCGGTTCGCCCATCCGCTGCTGGCCAGCGGTGTCTACACCGAAGCCGCCCCCGATCGTCGTCGGGCGATGCACCGTCGGCTCGCCGAGTTCGTCGACGAACCCGAACTGCGGGCCAGGCATCTGGCGCTGGCCACCACCAGAGGTGACGAGGTCACGCTGCAGGCGCTCGACATGGCAGCGGACTCGGCGCGGGTGCGCGGTGCGCCCGCCGCGGCTGCCGAACTGATGGACTTGGCGATCGGCCTCGGGGGCGGCACCCCGGACCGGCAGCTGCGTTCGGCGCTACACCATTTCGACGCCGGTGACCCGGAGCGGGCGGCAGCCGTCCTCGAAGAGGCGATCGGACAGCTGCCGGCGGGCGCGTTGCGCGCAGAAGCGTTGGGCCGGCTGGCCGTGGTGCGGCTCTACGGGGACGGCTTCATCGCGGGCGCGGAGCTGCTGCGCGACGCGTTAGACGAACCGCACGACAACCTCGCGTTGCGCATACAGACCCAAATCACGTTGGCGTATACGCTCTTTCACGCAACCCAACTGAGGGAGGGGCTCGAGGTCGCCGGGGAAGCGGTCGCGGGCGCCGAGAGCCTTGCAAATCCGCACCTGCTCAGTTCGGCGCTCGGAATGCTGGTCATCTTGCGGTTCGCCGCGGGCGAGGGGTGCGACGAGGAAACCTTGCAGCGTGCGCTGCAGTTGGAGGATCCCGACGCGTATGCCCCGTTGGTGTTTCGGCCGACGGTGCAGCGTGCGCTGCTGCTGGAATGGACCGGCCGGCTCGACGAAGCGCGTGAGGAACTGGAGAAGATCCGCGCCCGGTGCCAGGAAAGGGGCGAAGAGGGCGAGCAGGTGTTCGTCTGCCAGCATGTGGCGACGAACGCAATGCAGCGCGGCGACTTCGTCTCGGCCAACCTTGTCGCCGAGGATGCCCTGGAGAAGGCGCGGCAGCTGGGGGGCGACACCCCGCAGTTCGTGGCCCAGAGCCTGCGGGCACAGCTGAGCGCGTTCGCCGGCCGGGAAGACGTCGCGCGGCGTGCGATCGACGTTGCCCTCGAATGTGCCAGTCGCACCGGAACCTTCCGGCTCGCAGAGCGGGTGCGGGCTGCCCTCGGATTTCTCGAGGTGTCGCTGGGCAACTACGAAGCCGCGGTGGCCGCACTGCAGCCGATGTTGTCGCGGTTCGACCCCCGGTCCACGCCCACCGAGCCGCCCCATGCCTCTTTTCTGCCGGATGGAATCGATGCGCTGATCCACCTTGACCGCCTTGCCGAAGCAGAACCGCTCGTCGCGGCGCTGGAACGCAACGGCCGCAGGGTGAACCGCGAGTGGATGCTCGCTGTGGGGGCGCGGTCGCGCGCCATGCTGCTGGCCGCCCTCGGCGACCTCGACCGCGCCCATGATGCGGCGCAGCAGGCGATGACGACACACGACGCTCTGATGATGCCGTTCGAGCGCGGCCGGACGCTGCTGGTCCTGGGCCAGATCGAGCGACGTCAGCGCAAGAAGGAGTCGGCGGCGGCGCACCTGCAGGAGGCGTTGGAGATCTTCGAGCGTCTCAACATCCCGCTGTGGGCGGACCGGGCCCGCGCCGAGCTTTCTCGCGCGAGTGTCGGGCCACACCGCAAGGGGGCGCTGACGCCGTCCGAGCAGCGGGTGGCCGAACTCGCCGCATCCGGAATGAAGAACCGCGATGTCGCGGCCGCGCTGTTCATCAGCCCCAAGACCGTCGAAGCCAACCTCGCCCGCATCTACCGCAAGCTCGGCATCAAGTCGCGCGCCGAGCTGGGCCGCCATGTCGCCCCGCCGGGCGAGCCCGAAACAAGGGCCTAG
- a CDS encoding dienelactone hydrolase family protein encodes MTETAPEADLTGWTAAPFTASGYTHDVYRKGEGPGVVLIPEMPGAHPGVLALGNHLVDNGFTVAIPSLFGTPGAPPVRPAMVPIMVRGCVAKEFAAFATNADRPVAHYLRALARDLNERTPGKGVGVIGQCFTGGFALAAAVDDSVLAPVLSQPSLPLPLTPKQRRDPGLSEAELKVVERRAADEGLCALGLRFSEDPLVPAERFQTLKDRLGDAFEVIEIDSGKGNEHGFAKMAHSVLTLEMRQREGHPTDAALKRVVAFLKERLT; translated from the coding sequence TTGACCGAAACCGCTCCGGAAGCCGACCTCACCGGGTGGACCGCCGCGCCGTTCACGGCGTCCGGCTACACCCACGACGTCTACCGCAAGGGCGAGGGCCCCGGCGTGGTGCTCATCCCCGAGATGCCCGGCGCGCATCCCGGCGTGCTCGCTCTCGGAAACCACCTCGTCGACAACGGGTTCACCGTTGCGATACCGTCGCTGTTCGGCACACCCGGCGCGCCACCTGTACGTCCGGCCATGGTGCCGATCATGGTGCGCGGGTGTGTGGCCAAGGAATTCGCCGCGTTCGCCACCAACGCCGACCGGCCCGTCGCGCATTACCTGCGCGCGCTGGCCCGCGACCTCAACGAGCGGACGCCAGGTAAGGGTGTCGGCGTGATCGGTCAGTGCTTCACGGGTGGGTTCGCGCTGGCCGCGGCGGTCGACGACAGCGTGCTCGCCCCGGTGCTGAGCCAGCCGTCGCTGCCGTTGCCGCTGACACCGAAGCAGCGCCGCGACCCCGGACTGTCCGAGGCGGAGTTGAAGGTCGTCGAGCGCCGGGCCGCCGACGAAGGGCTGTGCGCGTTGGGATTGCGCTTCAGCGAGGACCCCTTGGTGCCTGCGGAGCGCTTCCAGACGCTCAAGGACCGGCTCGGCGACGCGTTCGAGGTGATCGAAATCGACTCCGGTAAGGGTAACGAGCACGGGTTCGCCAAGATGGCCCATTCGGTGCTGACGCTGGAAATGCGTCAGCGGGAAGGGCATCCGACCGACGCGGCACTCAAACGTGTGGTCGCGTTCCTCAAGGAGCGGTTGACTTAG
- a CDS encoding DUF4245 domain-containing protein, translating to MTTQQPQPAPKPAKSRLLHDGRDMFWSMAPLVLACIVLAGMLGMCSFQARGPGQGPAPSHDAPAALRADADALKIPIRVPQLPEGWMSNSGSRRGIEAGRTDPATRQPVRAVSSTVGYLAPSGMYVSLTQSNADEEKLVGSLDSDVVPTGVRDVDGVRWVVYEGSDEDGKPAEPVWTTRLTGATGPAQIALTGAADADEFRTLAAATQAASPLPTP from the coding sequence GTGACGACGCAACAGCCGCAGCCGGCTCCCAAGCCTGCGAAGTCGCGGCTGCTGCACGACGGCCGGGACATGTTCTGGTCGATGGCGCCGTTGGTGCTGGCCTGCATCGTGTTGGCCGGGATGCTGGGCATGTGCTCGTTTCAGGCCCGCGGCCCTGGTCAGGGGCCGGCCCCGTCCCACGACGCACCCGCCGCGCTACGCGCCGACGCCGACGCGCTGAAGATCCCGATCCGGGTGCCGCAGCTGCCCGAGGGGTGGATGTCGAACTCGGGGAGCCGAAGAGGCATCGAGGCCGGCCGCACCGACCCGGCCACGCGGCAGCCGGTGCGCGCCGTGAGCTCCACAGTCGGTTACCTCGCCCCGAGCGGGATGTACGTGAGCCTGACCCAAAGTAACGCCGACGAGGAGAAGCTCGTCGGATCGCTCGACTCGGATGTCGTGCCGACCGGGGTGCGGGACGTCGACGGTGTGCGCTGGGTGGTCTACGAGGGAAGCGACGAGGACGGCAAGCCCGCCGAACCGGTGTGGACCACGCGGCTGACCGGCGCGACCGGGCCCGCGCAGATCGCACTGACCGGCGCCGCGGATGCCGACGAGTTCCGTACGCTGGCGGCGGCGACGCAGGCCGCTTCGCCGCTGCCCACCCCGTAA